gtaaacAATAAACCAATCTCATCTTGGATAACCCTTATAAcgtttattatattttattttagttttttttttcgtttttCTTCCTCTTTCTCTATCAAGCTTGAAAAAAGAACTATACtacatatttatatttcttttaacaTTCCAAGAATAGAATACGGATACTTCCCCAAACTTCCCACGTTACACTTTTCACCCTAGGTCGTAGTTACGCTGACCCTTCCTTTAACCCTTCGTTcgacttttttttaaatcacTCTATTTTTCTTTCCTTTTAACCCCAAGAAATTTACGTTAATCTCGTATTAcataaatattctaaatattcttcCAATCATATTAAATAACATTAAACATTTACTATCCGAAACGGAGTAATATAAGGAAATCCATcctaaaatatcaaaatatgttttaaattagtatcaattttcttcaatatgGACAATCGTTTATAACTTTAAAGTTGTTAACAAGCCATGCGTTTACAACTTGACAAGTTAACAAGTTTACATATCCAAAACTTGACAAATTAATCAATATACTATTCTTTCTGTTTAGCCATATTTAATTACCAAATCAATATGCTATTGCTTTTGTTATTGCCTTTCTTAGCCTAACCGTTACTCTGACTTCggataaattaatataaatattcttacTCCGTTCTCTTCATTTTTACTATTTCATATAAAATATCGGCTTTGCTAAATGACGTATTACGATCGGAAAATCAAACttttaaatctaaatttagtattatttggtaTAAATAAACATCAGCTATacatattcaaatatatatacatatatatatatataaaatactAATTAGCatataaaaatatgcaCGTTCTCCACTAGGTATCCGCgcttcttttaatattttttttatttttttcaattttggaACCTTGTAGATTCTCTTTTAtttatgatattattataactATTATGATCATTGGTTGGGTTGATtacaattcattattagatgGTTGATTacaattcatcattttccaattcatcttcaacatcttcatcatcgttatctaaatctaaatctaaagcttcttcttcttctttggCTTTAGCcttttcttgttcttctCTTAAACTTGTCAAAGCTTCATTACCATCAACGCTGTTTTTACCGTTttctttaatgaaattgataaaagTTTCTAAATCTCTAGCACCAGAGAATTCTACAGGTTCAGAATTCTTACCAGCTGGGTATAAGATAAGAGTTGGGTAACCTTCAATCTTGACACTAGCAACATCGTTCAATTCACCATTCATTTCAGCAATGACAactttatcttttaatttcttgtCAGATGCATAAATATCAGCTAATTCTTGATAAACTGGAGCCATTCTCTTACAATGACCACACCATGGAGCATAGTATTTAACCAAGACATCCTTGGAAGAATCATTAACAATTTCATCATGGTTCTTGGCAACAATCTTAATAACAGGAGAATCTTGAGTTTCTGGGATTTCTTCGGATTTGACAATTGGTTCAGCGCTACCTTTCAAAACATCTTTAACTAATTTGGATAATTCCTTTTCAGTGAATTGAGCAggttctttaattttttcaaattcttcttcagataATTGTGGTAACccatatttcaaattggCTTCGAAATCTTGGATGGCAAATGCTGGGAATTGTTGTTTCATGTTCAAGTTTTCAGCAAATCTACCATATCTCTTGGAATCCAAATGGACGAAATTCATCTTACCACGGTTAGCTTTGGAAATCTTGGTCATGATTGGAATATATTGttgtaattcttcttcatcgtTATAGAATAAGTAGGCTAATGGGATACCAGCTTCAAAGAAAGATTTGTAGTTGTCACCGTTTAAATCGGTGAAATATGGAACAGCTTCAGCTTTAATCCAATTAGAAGtgatttcttcatctttaacTAATTTCTTGAAATCACCATCGAATTCGATTTTTTcgaatttttctaaaatatcttCAGTATCTTTGGTAATAGCT
This genomic stretch from Henningerozyma blattae CBS 6284 chromosome 1, complete genome harbors:
- the TBLA0A05040 gene encoding uncharacterized protein (similar to Saccharomyces cerevisiae PDI1 (YCL043C) and EUG1 (YDR518W); ancestral locus Anc_1.31), which codes for MQLSKKALFSLATLLVQALSVQAQGGEATAPEDSSVVKLNAETFNEFIKENPLVMAEFFAPWCGHCKNLAPQYVDAAAQLESRNIPLAQVDCTENDELCLEHGIRGYPTIKVFKDGNVTHPTDYEGQRSAGAIVKFMVKNSLPPVQVLSTQDELLAALNETVAPVIVDSGVEGYNETFYSVAKGLSMDYTFISFPDSKAKSKLTLYLPKDQAITKDTEDILEKFEKIEFDGDFKKLVKDEEITSNWIKAEAVPYFTDLNGDNYKSFFEAGIPLAYLFYNDEEELQQYIPIMTKISKANRGKMNFVHLDSKRYGRFAENLNMKQQFPAFAIQDFEANLKYGLPQLSEEEFEKIKEPAQFTEKELSKLVKDVLKGSAEPIVKSEEIPETQDSPVIKIVAKNHDEIVNDSSKDVLVKYYAPWCGHCKRMAPVYQELADIYASDKKLKDKVVIAEMNGELNDVASVKIEGYPTLILYPAGKNSEPVEFSGARDLETFINFIKENGKNSVDGNEALTSLREEQEKAKAKEEEEALDLDLDNDDEDVEDELENDEL